One genomic segment of Pleurodeles waltl isolate 20211129_DDA chromosome 11, aPleWal1.hap1.20221129, whole genome shotgun sequence includes these proteins:
- the C11H3orf80 gene encoding uncharacterized membrane protein C3orf80 homolog has translation MPTPRALAALVLCCLLGPCRGTWSCGELSCGEKEGCCVFGNSSYTEIKCCQLPFHTFLDNVGWFVRKLSGLLILLVLFAIGYFLQRIICPSPRRPPGGRSQRPVRTDLEGPAALNPDTREGSQDSLLDSGLLLPPEHELHIVSPVFLQLPSYEEVKYLPTYEESMGAHSPVIVLPVSAIPALPVREPEGARGPR, from the coding sequence ATGCCCACCCCCCGCGCCTTGGCCGCCCtggtgctctgctgcctgctggggCCTTGCCGGGGCACCTGGAGCTGCGGGGAGCTGAGCTGCGGGGAGAAGGAGGGCTGCTGCGTGTTCGGCAACTCCAGCTACACGGAGATCAAGTGCTGCCAGCTGCCATTCCACACTTTCCTGGACAACGTGGGCTGGTTCGTGCGCAAGCTCTCCGGGCTCCTCATCCTGCTGGTTCTGTTCGCCATCGGCTACTTCCTGCAGCGCATCATCTGCCCCAGCCCGCGCAGGCCGCCCGGGGGGCGCAGCCAGCGCCCTGTGCGGACCGACCTGGAGGGCCCGGCCGCCCTGAACCCGGACACCCGCGAGGGCTCGCAGGACTCCCTGCTGGACAGCGGCCTGCTGCTGCCGCCGGAGCACGAGCTGCACATCGTCTCGCCCGTCTTCCTGCAGCTGCCCAGCTACGAGGAGGTCAAATACCTGCCCACCTACGAGGAGAGCATGGGCGCGCACAGCCCGGTCATCGTGCTGCCCGTGTCCGCCATCCCGGCCCTGCCTGTGCGGGAGCCGGAGGGGGCCCGGGGCCCCAGGTGA